A DNA window from Gorilla gorilla gorilla isolate KB3781 chromosome 6, NHGRI_mGorGor1-v2.1_pri, whole genome shotgun sequence contains the following coding sequences:
- the SMIM10L3 gene encoding salivary gland specific protein SAGSIN1, with product MAAALSGLAVRLSRSAAARSYGVFCKGLTRTLLIFFDLAWRLRINFPYLYIVASMMLNVRLQVHIEIH from the coding sequence ATGGCGGCGGCTCTGTCGGGCCTGGCTGTCCGGCTCTCGCGCTCGGCCGCCGCCCGCTCCTATGGGGTCTTCTGCAAGGGGCTGACTCGCACGCTGCTCATCTTCTTCGACCTGGCCTGGCGGCTGCGTATCAACTTCCCCTACCTCTACATCGTGGCTTCCATGATGCTCAACGTCCGCCTGCAG